Proteins from a genomic interval of Sphingobacterium sp. SYP-B4668:
- a CDS encoding DNA polymerase/3'-5' exonuclease PolX codes for MENKVIAKLFKLGSQLMELHNENPFRAKAMASASFKIDKLPFQAATATIEELSAQQGIGKSTAEKIQEILRKGSFAELDQLISITPEGLLEMLQIKGLGPKKVQVVWKELGIETVGELYYACNENRLIEAKGFGLKTQEEIKKAIEFSIANQGWFLFARVQPAAEALLNRITDAYPVGTLISFTGDYRRKVEVLDHVGYLVSVTVDQLKQTLSGIPDIEQIENVQDHLVAKDSNGYLFKLYSTTPKNFARDLLISTGSTTHIDQLEAIQNPIPQGMSETDIYHELGLQFIAPELREGIDEIVLAKKHALPDLITFEQLKGTVHNHSTYSDGVHSLAEMARFCKEDLLLEYLGICDHSRTAVYANGLSIERLEQQWIEIDTLNQKLAPFKIFKGIESDILSDGSLDYPDEVLSKFDFVVASVHSNLKMAEDKATERLIKAIENPYTTILGHPTGRLLLSRSGYPLDFKKIIDACAANQVVIEINANPLRLDLDWRWHRYALEKGVLLSINPDAHRTEGLLDMHYGVHVARKGGLSALNCLNAFTLEQVTDFFKTRKAAKGI; via the coding sequence ATGGAAAACAAAGTCATTGCCAAGTTGTTTAAATTAGGGAGTCAACTTATGGAACTTCATAATGAAAATCCTTTTAGAGCTAAGGCAATGGCTTCTGCTTCCTTCAAAATAGATAAACTTCCCTTTCAAGCCGCTACGGCTACGATTGAAGAGTTGAGTGCACAACAGGGCATCGGAAAAAGTACAGCCGAAAAGATACAGGAAATCTTGCGAAAAGGATCTTTTGCCGAATTGGATCAGCTTATTTCGATTACACCTGAAGGACTTCTAGAAATGCTCCAAATAAAAGGTCTTGGACCAAAAAAGGTTCAAGTTGTCTGGAAAGAATTGGGCATTGAGACCGTTGGAGAACTGTATTATGCTTGTAATGAAAACAGACTGATCGAGGCTAAGGGATTCGGTCTCAAAACGCAGGAAGAAATCAAAAAAGCAATAGAGTTTTCAATTGCAAATCAAGGTTGGTTTTTATTCGCTAGGGTGCAACCTGCTGCTGAGGCGCTGTTAAATAGGATAACAGATGCATACCCTGTAGGTACCCTAATCTCCTTTACGGGAGACTATCGCAGAAAAGTGGAAGTGCTTGACCACGTTGGCTATTTAGTCTCGGTAACAGTCGATCAATTGAAACAGACTCTCTCAGGTATACCCGATATAGAACAGATTGAGAACGTCCAGGACCATTTAGTAGCGAAGGACAGCAATGGCTACCTCTTCAAATTATATTCGACAACTCCTAAAAATTTTGCGCGAGACCTGCTCATATCCACAGGTTCGACCACTCACATCGATCAACTGGAGGCTATCCAAAATCCAATTCCGCAGGGAATGTCCGAAACGGATATCTATCATGAATTGGGTCTACAATTTATCGCACCAGAGTTGCGGGAAGGAATAGATGAGATTGTGCTGGCAAAGAAGCATGCTCTTCCAGACCTCATCACATTCGAACAGCTGAAAGGAACAGTACACAATCACTCTACATATAGCGACGGTGTACACAGTCTAGCTGAGATGGCCAGATTCTGCAAAGAAGACCTTTTACTAGAATACCTGGGTATATGTGACCACTCTCGTACCGCTGTATATGCAAATGGATTATCGATTGAACGCCTTGAACAGCAATGGATCGAAATAGATACCCTCAATCAAAAGCTCGCGCCTTTTAAGATATTCAAGGGCATAGAATCCGACATTCTATCTGACGGTTCGTTGGATTATCCTGATGAAGTACTCTCTAAATTTGATTTTGTAGTGGCCTCTGTTCACTCCAATTTAAAAATGGCAGAGGATAAGGCTACCGAACGTCTCATCAAGGCAATCGAAAATCCGTATACGACGATACTTGGCCATCCGACTGGCCGTCTTTTGCTAAGTCGATCGGGCTATCCATTGGATTTCAAAAAAATCATTGACGCTTGTGCTGCAAATCAGGTGGTCATCGAAATCAATGCAAATCCGCTCCGGTTGGACTTGGATTGGAGATGGCATCGATATGCATTGGAGAAGGGAGTATTGCTGTCGATTAATCCAGATGCTCACCGCACAGAGGGACTACTCGATATGCATTATGGAGTACATGTGGCTAGAAAAGGAGGACTGAGCGCACTTAATTGCCTTAATGCATTCACTTTGGAACAGGTAACAGATTTTTTTAAGACCAGAAAAGCAGCTAAAGGAATTTAA
- a CDS encoding M1 family metallopeptidase: protein MMKSSYKMRYILLLLLLVLTVSCFGQFLNQTTTFTKADSLRGQLSPLRTCYDVTYYHLDVAVDLHGKSITGSNLFTFKAVKNFQVLQFDLFDNLKIEKILYRGIEIPYTREFNAVYPKFPNMILAGSIDSFQVFYSGIPIAAKKAPWDGGFDWKKDQNGKAWVATACQGLGASSWWPNKDHLSDEVDSMLISVTVPEPLMNISNGRLKSIEKPQAGYRKFNWFVSNPINNYNVALNIGDYVHFNDSYQGENGPLDIDYYVIRGHESIAKKHFGANVKPMLEAFEHWFGPYPFYEDSFKLIETPHLGMEHQSGIAYGNQYKNGYLGHDGSGTGWGLKWDFIIIHEAGHEWFGNNITAGDIADLWIHESFTNYSEALYIDYHFGKKAGQEYVHGNRKGIQNDIPLQGPYHVNKEGSGDMYVKGGVLHNMIRTIINDDDKWRSILRGLNKDFFHQTVDYQDIVSYLSRHSGIDMSTIFEQYVQHTDIPTLEVKWGKDGLPQARWISDVRDFKMPIAIGIKGKERQQIQLTTVFKPLEILGLSKANIDIDTFNYYIKVSM from the coding sequence ATGATGAAGTCAAGTTACAAAATGCGTTATATCCTTTTACTCCTATTATTGGTTTTGACGGTGTCCTGTTTTGGACAATTTTTGAACCAAACGACCACATTCACAAAGGCAGATTCGCTAAGGGGCCAGCTCTCTCCTCTTCGGACGTGCTATGATGTCACATATTACCACTTAGACGTAGCCGTTGACCTGCACGGCAAATCGATTACGGGGAGTAACCTCTTTACCTTCAAAGCCGTAAAGAACTTTCAAGTGCTACAATTCGATTTGTTTGATAATCTCAAAATCGAGAAGATATTATACAGAGGGATTGAAATACCATATACTCGAGAATTTAATGCGGTATATCCCAAATTCCCGAATATGATTTTAGCAGGCTCGATAGACTCTTTTCAAGTATTTTACTCCGGAATACCTATTGCTGCAAAAAAAGCACCTTGGGACGGTGGATTTGACTGGAAAAAAGATCAAAATGGTAAAGCTTGGGTAGCAACAGCCTGCCAAGGCCTAGGTGCAAGCTCCTGGTGGCCCAATAAAGACCATCTCTCGGATGAGGTGGACAGTATGCTCATCTCTGTAACTGTCCCTGAGCCACTTATGAACATTTCGAATGGACGCTTGAAAAGCATAGAAAAGCCGCAAGCGGGATACCGCAAATTCAATTGGTTTGTATCCAATCCGATAAACAACTATAATGTTGCCCTCAATATCGGTGACTACGTCCATTTTAACGATAGCTATCAAGGCGAAAATGGCCCATTGGACATTGACTACTACGTCATCCGAGGACATGAATCTATTGCAAAGAAACATTTTGGTGCAAATGTAAAACCGATGCTAGAAGCATTCGAACACTGGTTTGGCCCTTACCCTTTCTACGAAGACAGCTTTAAACTAATAGAGACTCCACACTTAGGCATGGAGCATCAAAGTGGTATCGCATACGGCAATCAATACAAAAACGGATATCTAGGTCACGATGGTTCGGGCACGGGTTGGGGATTGAAATGGGACTTTATCATCATACATGAAGCGGGGCATGAATGGTTCGGCAACAACATTACGGCCGGGGATATCGCAGACCTTTGGATCCACGAAAGCTTTACCAACTATTCGGAGGCCCTTTATATAGACTATCATTTCGGTAAAAAAGCCGGCCAGGAATATGTGCATGGCAATAGAAAGGGAATTCAAAATGACATACCCTTACAGGGTCCTTATCATGTCAATAAAGAAGGTTCGGGTGATATGTATGTAAAGGGCGGCGTACTGCACAATATGATTCGGACAATTATCAATGATGATGACAAATGGAGAAGTATATTGAGGGGTCTCAATAAGGACTTTTTCCATCAAACAGTCGATTATCAAGATATTGTCTCTTACCTCTCTAGACATTCGGGGATAGATATGTCAACGATATTCGAACAATATGTACAACATACTGATATCCCGACTTTAGAAGTCAAATGGGGGAAAGACGGCTTACCGCAGGCGAGATGGATCAGTGACGTGAGGGACTTTAAGATGCCTATCGCGATAGGTATAAAAGGAAAGGAACGTCAACAGATACAGCTGACCACGGTATTCAAACCATTAGAAATATTGGGATTGAGTAAAGCAAACATTGACATCGACACCTTTAATTACTATATTAAGGTATCGATGTAA